A stretch of Dermochelys coriacea isolate rDerCor1 chromosome 6, rDerCor1.pri.v4, whole genome shotgun sequence DNA encodes these proteins:
- the AP5M1 gene encoding AP-5 complex subunit mu-1 isoform X1, translating to MALRGLWLISYEQGACGAVLFSRHYPTVEKRAKGFNGASYVTVPEDSVFLKALLFELKLTDPEKNFVEYRDSCSRINKTSVYALPTGGGDLWPVLAFQKSGLIYVCLPLVEQSLKPRPPLISISGISQAFALLSGLLVFIDSSQKNEAEMSAKVGQLPSLLMQACPYGTPLDTDLNGLLDNIHVSTNHMQKQPIWRISTYKGKPQVNVCITEKVKSMQYDKTDVADMWQVYGTVTCKCDLEGATSNVTVSLNLPANGSPLQDILVHPCVTSLDSSILTSCSVDVMDDSAFSGPYKLPFTPPSDLFNLCYYTSQVPVPPILGFYQLKEEESQLKLTVNLKLHESVKNAFEYCEARIPFFNRGPVAHLEYKVSYGQLDVSREKSLLVWVIGQKFPKSLEISLTGTVTFGSMSKEQPVDPICTGSTAYVKLYFRIPDYTLTGCYADQHSVQVFSTGKPKISTSRELISSDYYIWNSKAPTPVVYRTLFF from the exons GCATTACCCCACTGTTGAAAAACGAGCAAAAGGCTTCAATGGAGCAAGCTATGTGACCGTACCAGAGgacagtgtttttcttaaagcattGCTTTTTGAACTTAAGCTGACAGATCCAGAAAAGAACTTTGTGGAATATCGAGATAGCTGTTCTCGAATCAACAAGACTTCTGTGTATGCGCTTCCAACAGGAGGAGGGGACCTCTGGCCTGTCCTTGCCTTTCAGAAGAGTGGTTTGATATATGTTTGTCTTCCCCTGGTTGAGCAATCCTTGAAGCCACGCCCACCCCTCATTAGCATTAGTGGAATCTCACAAGCCTTCGCTCTCTTGTCAGGATTGCTGGTCTTCATTGACTCCAGTCAGAAGAATGAAGCTGAGATGAGTGCAAAAGTGGGCCAACTTCCAAGTTTGCTCATGCAGGCCTGTCCATATGGCACCCCATTAGATACAGACTTGAATGGCTTATTAGATAACATTCATGTTTCTACAAACCACATGCAGAAACAACCAATTTGGAGAATTAGCACATACAAAGGCAAACCTCAGGTTAACGTTTGTATCACTGAAAAAGTCAAGTCCATGCAATATGACAAAACGGATGTTGCAGATATGTGGCAGGTTTATGGAACTGTGACTTGTAAG TGTGATTTAGAAGGAGCTACTTCAAATGTGACTGTCAGCTTGAACCTCCCTGCCAATGGCTCTCCACTCCAGGATATCCTAGTGCATCCCTGTGTGACTTCCCTTGACTCTTCAATTCTTACTTCCTGTAGCGTTGATGTCATGGATGATTCTGCATTTAGTGGGCCATACAAACTTCCTTTCACTCCTCCTTCTGACTTATTCAATTTGTGCTACTATACTTCCCAG GTTCCTGTACCACCAATTTTGGGATTTTACCAGCTGAAGGAAGAAGAATCGCAATTAAAATTAACAGTTAATTTAAAACTTCATGAAAGTGTAAAAAATGCTTTTGAGTACTGTGAAGCTCGTATACCTTTCTTTAACAG GGGTCCAGTCGCTCATTTGGAGTACAAAGTTAGTTATGGCCAGCTAGATGTATCTCGAGAAAAAAGCTTATTGGTTTGGGTCATAG GACAAAAGTTTCCCAAATCATTAGAAATTTCTCTTACTGGAACTGTGACTTTTGGTTCTATGAGCAAAGAGCAACCAGTTGATCCAATTTGCACTGGGAGTACTGCATATGTAAAA CTTTATTTTAGGATCCCAGACTACACACTTACTGGATGTTATGCAGATCAGCATTCTGTTCAGGTGTTTTCAACAGGAAAACCAAAAATAAGTACAT CCCGGGAATTGATTTCCTCAGATTATTACATCTGGAATTCCAAAGCCCCAACACCTGTAGTGTACAGAACATTATTTTTCTAA
- the AP5M1 gene encoding AP-5 complex subunit mu-1 isoform X3 — MALRGLWLISYEQGACGAVLFSRHYPTVEKRAKGFNGASYVTVPEDSVFLKALLFELKLTDPEKNFVEYRDSCSRINKTSVYALPTGGGDLWPVLAFQKSGLIYVCLPLVEQSLKPRPPLISISGISQAFALLSGLLVFIDSSQKNEAEMSAKVGQLPSLLMQACPYGTPLDTDLNGLLDNIHVSTNHMQKQPIWRISTYKGKPQVNVCITEKVKSMQYDKTDVADMWQVYGTVTCKCDLEGATSNVTVSLNLPANGSPLQDILVHPCVTSLDSSILTSCSVDVMDDSAFSGPYKLPFTPPSDLFNLCYYTSQVPVPPILGFYQLKEEESQLKLTVNLKLHESVKNAFEYCEARIPFFNRGPVAHLEYKVSYGQLDVSREKSLLVWVIGQKFPKSLEISLTGTVTFGSMSKEQPVDPICTGSTAYVKDAPSYQFYVFAHQEWHNLDYQHF, encoded by the exons GCATTACCCCACTGTTGAAAAACGAGCAAAAGGCTTCAATGGAGCAAGCTATGTGACCGTACCAGAGgacagtgtttttcttaaagcattGCTTTTTGAACTTAAGCTGACAGATCCAGAAAAGAACTTTGTGGAATATCGAGATAGCTGTTCTCGAATCAACAAGACTTCTGTGTATGCGCTTCCAACAGGAGGAGGGGACCTCTGGCCTGTCCTTGCCTTTCAGAAGAGTGGTTTGATATATGTTTGTCTTCCCCTGGTTGAGCAATCCTTGAAGCCACGCCCACCCCTCATTAGCATTAGTGGAATCTCACAAGCCTTCGCTCTCTTGTCAGGATTGCTGGTCTTCATTGACTCCAGTCAGAAGAATGAAGCTGAGATGAGTGCAAAAGTGGGCCAACTTCCAAGTTTGCTCATGCAGGCCTGTCCATATGGCACCCCATTAGATACAGACTTGAATGGCTTATTAGATAACATTCATGTTTCTACAAACCACATGCAGAAACAACCAATTTGGAGAATTAGCACATACAAAGGCAAACCTCAGGTTAACGTTTGTATCACTGAAAAAGTCAAGTCCATGCAATATGACAAAACGGATGTTGCAGATATGTGGCAGGTTTATGGAACTGTGACTTGTAAG TGTGATTTAGAAGGAGCTACTTCAAATGTGACTGTCAGCTTGAACCTCCCTGCCAATGGCTCTCCACTCCAGGATATCCTAGTGCATCCCTGTGTGACTTCCCTTGACTCTTCAATTCTTACTTCCTGTAGCGTTGATGTCATGGATGATTCTGCATTTAGTGGGCCATACAAACTTCCTTTCACTCCTCCTTCTGACTTATTCAATTTGTGCTACTATACTTCCCAG GTTCCTGTACCACCAATTTTGGGATTTTACCAGCTGAAGGAAGAAGAATCGCAATTAAAATTAACAGTTAATTTAAAACTTCATGAAAGTGTAAAAAATGCTTTTGAGTACTGTGAAGCTCGTATACCTTTCTTTAACAG GGGTCCAGTCGCTCATTTGGAGTACAAAGTTAGTTATGGCCAGCTAGATGTATCTCGAGAAAAAAGCTTATTGGTTTGGGTCATAG GACAAAAGTTTCCCAAATCATTAGAAATTTCTCTTACTGGAACTGTGACTTTTGGTTCTATGAGCAAAGAGCAACCAGTTGATCCAATTTGCACTGGGAGTACTGCATATGTAAAA GATGCTCCTTCCTATCAATTTTATGTCTTTGCACACCAAGAGTGGCATAATTTAGATTACCAGCATTTCTGA
- the AP5M1 gene encoding AP-5 complex subunit mu-1 isoform X2 produces the protein MHYPTVEKRAKGFNGASYVTVPEDSVFLKALLFELKLTDPEKNFVEYRDSCSRINKTSVYALPTGGGDLWPVLAFQKSGLIYVCLPLVEQSLKPRPPLISISGISQAFALLSGLLVFIDSSQKNEAEMSAKVGQLPSLLMQACPYGTPLDTDLNGLLDNIHVSTNHMQKQPIWRISTYKGKPQVNVCITEKVKSMQYDKTDVADMWQVYGTVTCKCDLEGATSNVTVSLNLPANGSPLQDILVHPCVTSLDSSILTSCSVDVMDDSAFSGPYKLPFTPPSDLFNLCYYTSQVPVPPILGFYQLKEEESQLKLTVNLKLHESVKNAFEYCEARIPFFNRGPVAHLEYKVSYGQLDVSREKSLLVWVIGQKFPKSLEISLTGTVTFGSMSKEQPVDPICTGSTAYVKLYFRIPDYTLTGCYADQHSVQVFSTGKPKISTSRELISSDYYIWNSKAPTPVVYRTLFF, from the exons at GCATTACCCCACTGTTGAAAAACGAGCAAAAGGCTTCAATGGAGCAAGCTATGTGACCGTACCAGAGgacagtgtttttcttaaagcattGCTTTTTGAACTTAAGCTGACAGATCCAGAAAAGAACTTTGTGGAATATCGAGATAGCTGTTCTCGAATCAACAAGACTTCTGTGTATGCGCTTCCAACAGGAGGAGGGGACCTCTGGCCTGTCCTTGCCTTTCAGAAGAGTGGTTTGATATATGTTTGTCTTCCCCTGGTTGAGCAATCCTTGAAGCCACGCCCACCCCTCATTAGCATTAGTGGAATCTCACAAGCCTTCGCTCTCTTGTCAGGATTGCTGGTCTTCATTGACTCCAGTCAGAAGAATGAAGCTGAGATGAGTGCAAAAGTGGGCCAACTTCCAAGTTTGCTCATGCAGGCCTGTCCATATGGCACCCCATTAGATACAGACTTGAATGGCTTATTAGATAACATTCATGTTTCTACAAACCACATGCAGAAACAACCAATTTGGAGAATTAGCACATACAAAGGCAAACCTCAGGTTAACGTTTGTATCACTGAAAAAGTCAAGTCCATGCAATATGACAAAACGGATGTTGCAGATATGTGGCAGGTTTATGGAACTGTGACTTGTAAG TGTGATTTAGAAGGAGCTACTTCAAATGTGACTGTCAGCTTGAACCTCCCTGCCAATGGCTCTCCACTCCAGGATATCCTAGTGCATCCCTGTGTGACTTCCCTTGACTCTTCAATTCTTACTTCCTGTAGCGTTGATGTCATGGATGATTCTGCATTTAGTGGGCCATACAAACTTCCTTTCACTCCTCCTTCTGACTTATTCAATTTGTGCTACTATACTTCCCAG GTTCCTGTACCACCAATTTTGGGATTTTACCAGCTGAAGGAAGAAGAATCGCAATTAAAATTAACAGTTAATTTAAAACTTCATGAAAGTGTAAAAAATGCTTTTGAGTACTGTGAAGCTCGTATACCTTTCTTTAACAG GGGTCCAGTCGCTCATTTGGAGTACAAAGTTAGTTATGGCCAGCTAGATGTATCTCGAGAAAAAAGCTTATTGGTTTGGGTCATAG GACAAAAGTTTCCCAAATCATTAGAAATTTCTCTTACTGGAACTGTGACTTTTGGTTCTATGAGCAAAGAGCAACCAGTTGATCCAATTTGCACTGGGAGTACTGCATATGTAAAA CTTTATTTTAGGATCCCAGACTACACACTTACTGGATGTTATGCAGATCAGCATTCTGTTCAGGTGTTTTCAACAGGAAAACCAAAAATAAGTACAT CCCGGGAATTGATTTCCTCAGATTATTACATCTGGAATTCCAAAGCCCCAACACCTGTAGTGTACAGAACATTATTTTTCTAA